The Penicillium digitatum chromosome 6, complete sequence genome contains the following window.
CACCGAATacagaaagaaaaatgtaaatagcaaataaTAGACATTATTGACAGTAGGTCATAGAGCGATCCATGTACAAAGCATTGACTGGCGCATTCTGAAAAATTAATACATTGGGCCATTGATCCCATATACAAAAATGACGGAAAGCCCCACGGTCTGGCGGAGACGGCCAGCAGCTCCAGGGACGGGGTTGGGGGATGCGTAAGAAGAAATCGACACATGTTTAGGCTTCAGCTCACCACGGCTTTAGTTGTGGAGAACACTGCCAGGAACTCCATGACTCGGGCCCTTGAGACTGTCAACAGTCTTTCGGCGGAGCCGAGTGCGGGTCGCAGGCCCCTCAGGTGATACTACTACCCGTTCATGTTCACGATCCTCGGTCACAGTGACAATCGGCATTGTTTTCAGTGCCTGGGCAGCATCTAGGTCCACCTGCTTCTGGGCATTCTCTCGAGCTCGCTCGTAGCGCAGCTTGACCTCACCATTCCACTGAGTGCCAAGAAGGCGGTcccagaagatgaagaaaggcTGGGAGAAGTTGGTCTTGATACCCCAGCTTTGATGATGAATGTCGTGGTAGGCGGCGTTGTTGGAGGTGAAATGCTGCAATGGATCCCAGGGGAAGGCATACCCACAGTGGTCGTCGACAGTTTTGATAGTCGACATCGTAAAGAACCACATGGCTTGGCGGGTACTCATGCCGGAGACCAAGAATCCAATACCAGTGCCAGCCGTGTCCAAGAGGAATCCCTCGAATGGGTGGTTGTAGAGGGCACCGAAAGCGTAAGGAACGTAAAGACGGTGGTGGCGGGAGTGGAAAGTCGCTAACGGCATGTCAGTAGGGAACCATCAATCAAACTTCGAAACGTCAGACGTACCATAGAGCCACCGGTTCATATGCATAGCGCGGTGGAGAAAGTACTGCCAAGTATCCACAATAGAAATCGCCAGTATGAACTGGAGTGCCGGGACAAAGTACCAATAAATGAAACCGGCAACTGCAAGTTCCCAGCTCGTGAACGCGGGCGCGACGGCCTTGGCTCCGTTGTCAAGGATTATGGACTGGGTCACACTGGGGTATGATCCACCAGCCAGAGCTCCGGCCAACATGGTATAACCGTTTTGAGACATCGAATTTGCAAGATTGAGAGCGTCAACTCCACCAAGAGCTAATAACGATGGGACAGCCTTTTGGGCGATCCGCAATCGCTGCGCCCACACGGCCACATCAAATTCCTCTCTCCCAACAGTTTCCTCGGCGTCAAAGTATAAGAATGCAAGGCCAGCCACGGTTTGAATCACCTGTTGTAAGATAACATCTCGTACAACTTCCAAGCGGGTCACTTTGTTTCGTTTCAAGACTTCTGCGGGGGTGTGGAGCCGGTATTCCACGAAGTAATTATTGACATCGAGGAAATGATATATCATGGACAGGCCCCAGTAAGCGACGACAGGCAACATGAGCGAAAGCACATTATCAGGAAGAGGAGCAAGCAAATTCTCTCGCGCGGTCAAGGTATAGGTTGGGAGGGGAGGTAGGTCGAACGCGACGGATGCGTTTACAGCCATGGCGGAAGACTGGCGATCGAAAATATTTAGGAATCAATATCTCGGATATCGAAAGGATCTCAGTGTCAGAAATCAGGGTAAAGAAAAGAGAGTGGATGTTCGCAACTGCCCACCACTCCGAAGTCCGGATGTTGACGGGTAGGCGCGACACAGGATGAATCCTATCAGTAAAAGACCTCTCGGCGCTGGCCGGGTACAAACCAAATTAAGTAtgtaaagaaaaagaaacaaaagcgAATCAGATAATGATGAAGGAAAAGAATAGGAAATGCTCGAAGATAAAGATGAACGTTCTGATCAGGAGACGCCCGGATTCGGGTGGCGCGAGCCGGAGCCAAGACAAACCAGTAAAGTACATGTATTGACAGTATCTTTGGTATGAATGACTGATGGGAGCAAGGATTTAGAGTATGGTATGGTATCGAATGGATTTTTGCTGACTCAGTTCTATACTTCGACCTGGACAGCCCCAAAGGGAAGTAAATTGGTTGCAACAGTGAAAACGAAGATCAATTGAATTTGGCTAATCACTTAAGGCTGCTCTATTCTCTTCAAAATTGAAGAAGTTTTTTTAAATATGCTAGCATTTGTGTATGTATTTTATACCCCAACCGCATTGTACTTTTGAAGTACCTTGAAGTACCACATACTGCGCTAACACAGAGCCAGTGGCGGTGGCCCAGACTCTCTGATACCCAAGCGGTACAAACTGAACAAACACAAATCCCCCgctctatttttttttttttaaaagaaaaaCCTCGTCCCCCCACCTAAAAAGTGTTTTTCTTCCCTCCCGTGCCACTTTGCTTTCTTACACTCTTCGTTTTCTTAAACATATAATTCCGCCAAAATGCTTATCTACACTGTAAGTCTGCCAATATCAGATCCTTGGATTTACCCCTTCTTGTTTGCAGGTGAACCTCAACTGACAAAATCCACCAGGACATCGTTTCCGGTGACGAGATCGTCGCCGATACCTTTAACCTTGTCCCAAACAAGGATTTCGATATCCTTTGGGAGTGTGACTGCCGCAAGTACCTGAAGCGTGCCAACGAGGACTTCCAGCTCGAGGGTGCCAACCCCTCCGCCGAGGAAGCTGAGGAGGAAGGTGGCGAGGGTGAGGCCACTATGGTCCACGACATCGAGGACCAGTTCCgtctggtctggctgaaggTTGAGGACGGCGCCAAGCCCTCCAAGGAAAGCTACAAGGCCCACATCAAGTGTATGCTCGCCTTCAAATCTTCACCTGTTGGTCCACGCAAATCACTGACTCTTGTTCTTTGAATACAGCATACCTCAAGAAGCTCCACAAGAATGCTTCCGCCAAGTTCGCTGAGGATTCGAATCCCGCAGAGGCCGAGAAGGTGTGGAAGACCAAGGCCGCTGGCGCTATGAAGAAGATCCTTGCCAACTGGGACAACTACGATGTTCTCATGGGCCAGTCCATGGACGGTGATGCCATGTACGTCTCCAGATTCTTACCTTTCCTTTGGAATCTGAAACTGACCTGTTTCTAGGCACGTCTTGATTGACTTCCGAGAGGATGGTGTTACCCCTTACGCCACCGTTTGGGCCGATGGTCTCAAGGAGATCAAGGTTTAAGTAACTCTTGTCATCCCCAAGCAGGCGACAGTAAAACGCACCCTACACGAACAAATACGTTTGGGACGAATTGCGAGTTACGGTTCAGACGCAGCGGCTACTTATTCCCCTTCCCTGGGCCTGTCTGTCCTAATAACCATCTCGCATTTTTCGTATCCAAAGCTAGTGATCAATTGGATCATCAAGAGTTACGCTTCATGAAATCATCTGTCTtgtcttatttttttttcgtggcTTGTACTATGTAGTCTGTCTTTGGTCTGATTGATTCATTGCCCCCATGCTCTCCCCCCAAAAGAGTCATTTCATGTCACCAAAATACGTGAAGCGACATCAATCATCAGGTTCATGTGTCTATTTGCGGATTAATGGATAGATGATTCTATATCTACACTAAGGGCATTTGGAATATCCCAGTCCATCAGCTCCATCGTTCTCATTCCACGACGCGAAACTCTCCTCTGGAGAGGAGGTTGGAAGTGGAATACCATTGACATAGGAAGTAGACGTGTCGATAGAACTGAAGCCATTTAACGTTGAGGCAATTCTGGTATGGGTCAAATCAAGACCCGAAACGGGGTCCAATTCCATCAGATCATCTGCAACAGGAAGATGTTGACCGAACACAGCATCCCACTGGTCCCAGTCGAAGTTGAAATTGGGGTCGACTATCGATGGCGGTGTGGGAACTCCTGTAGGCAAAACATGAAAAGGCGCAGGGTCCATGAAGGGCATTCCAACAGAAGCAGCAATGTCAGAATCTGAATACTGAGCATGTGAGGCGGGAGGAGTGGATGCAGAAGATTGTGTAGGCGGAGGTGCACCAAATGTGGGGTCCGTATTGGGCGAGGAGGCACTAGTGCCGGGAGGTATGGGATAACCGGCTGGGGTGAGATGGAATTGGGAATGTGAAACTGGATGTAAGGGTTTATCCTGcggttggcattggtgttgcaAACGGCTTTTAGTAGCAATCGGAGTAACAGGATTCGAGAACGTGTGGAAGCGGGGGGGGTTGTGTGTTGAGGGATGACTGGGTGATGCTGAATCTGGAGATCCGGCGTGAGAGGGATCTGAGCAAGGAGAGTCAGAATCCCCGCGAGAGTCAATTGATGAAGCGACCCCAGCCTGGATCTGGTCTTTTTCGGTCCAGAGCATTCGCGGATTGAGGCCAGCCTTTTGCCAAGCCTTCTGGCGAAGACGGCGAATCATATCCCAGGCTTCGCGGCCACCGTCCTTCAATGGCCGTTGTGTTGAGACACCGTCTTCACCACCCACGACGCCTCCATCCGGGCCAGAAAGTGCGAGTATGCTATCGATGAACGCGCGGGACCTGGATGCTTCAGGGCTGTAAGGTCGCTCATATAGGTCAATAAGCATGATCCTGCATCTTATTAGTGTGGTTGTCAACACCTGATGATAAAGTCATACATAGTAGCATGCATCGGTTGATGATTGCTAAAAAGGAGATATTAGTTGCCTCTGATTCTAGGTCACCATGCTAGCGAAAAGCCTACCCAGGCCAGCTCCAGTGAAAGGGCTGGAAATCAGGATCCGTTGCGAGTTGGATGAACTTTTCCATGAAACCGTGGCAGTGCCGAAGGGCACTATCAATATCAGTACGTGTACCCATTTTTTGAAGGTGTGTGCAAACCTCTGGCGTGCCGCTGGCCAAATCCGGCTGCGAGCGTTCTTCAGAAAAGGCTGGTAGGCCACGCAGAAAGCCCATAAGGAAGGTCAGTTGAGTGTGAAACCAGTAATGATCAAGAAGGCGCACCTTGTCAATATACAAGGAAAGGATGATCTTCGCCCATTTGtggaaaaagacaagaacCGGTGAGTGATAGTGTTCTGGGCATCCGGTGGGACCTTCGCCTGGAAGCTTTGCGTTGGAAGAGTGGCCCACGGGAGATTTAAACATGGAATCCGCTTGGTCTGTCATTGCCAATTTATCAACGTCATTCCCCACTGGAATCCGGCGGATGATGGAATTCAGTTTCAGCTGCAAGTCAAGAAGTATGGACCGGAGATCCTCCATGTCCTGCCTGGTGAGGGGCGTTATTCCAAGCTGGATTTTCAAGATTCGGCGGACAGCGCCTGATTATCATTAGCATGTGGGTTTCGAATCTTAAAAGGGTACCAACGAGCCATGATATATTTCCCCCTTGCGGTGAGGTAGTAGACGTTGACCATTGATGGCCCGCCGCATATAGCGGGATCATCAGGATTATCAGGCAGCCGCTCCCGCGAAGCAACCTGTTCCATGTAGGACTCTGCAGCGGGGGTACCTAGCATCGTATCTTTCAGTTCACTCGTCTCGCACACATCACAATAATTCTCGTCATTGACAAGTGGGGGCAGACCACTTGACATTgcaacgacaccgtccaTATGCATAATGTGCCACCATAAACGGCGTCGATACTCAGCTTCACATGGCTCTATGCCAAACTTAGCTGGATCCCGGTGCAAGCCCATGGTTTGCGCAACCCTCATCGCGAGACTGACAAAGAGACTAGTGGTCAAAGGCTCTTCCTCCTTCGTGACAATTGTCTGCACGATAAGGTAGGCAGCGAGGCCTTGAAGTGAAGGACTGCGCGGGAATTTGATATTCGTCAGCCATCTGGTAACTTCCTCATTGTAGATTGTCAAAAGAGCCGACCGAGAGGATGCATTGAATTCAGCTTCGATTACTCGCATCGAAATGGTCACCGAGCCGCCATACCATATAGCGTACAACAAAGGAAGAAATGAGGGATTTGGGCACGACTCTCCCGAATAGCTGCTGTAGTCATACCAATCCCAGAAGGCCCTGTAAAGCTTGAGGATAGATGGTGGATGAATGACAGGACTGATGGCGTGTATACCGGAAATGAATCCTTTGTAAAGAATATGACTTTGCCGTCTGGTTGGAATGTGGTCAAGCATTTCTGGCTTTACCACATTTTCATTGATTGAAGGAGAGTCACCCGAAGGGAAGAGTATAGATTGATGGAAGGAACGAGACCTAGGCGCGATTAAAGGTGTCGAGCTGCCTGTTGACTCTCTCCAGGACTGTCGACCATCGGCATGCGAATCTGTTATGTATTCATTATTCTTTACAGGAGTAGACTGATCGTGTGAGCTATTTTGATCTCTCAGCAATTTATTGAGCTCATTGATCTAAATGCGAGTTAGTCAAAATGGTCTACCCGTCGGAAAATCCAGTGGGAAGCATACTTCACCAGAGATATAAGCCCAGTACGTGGTGCCAACATATCTAGTTTTAGTCAGAGACTTTTGCATTTCGAATAAAGGTCAATGTTGACCAaccttgaccttccaccgtCCTCTAGGCTCAAATGTCCCAGGTTCAGACTGCCAACCGGGTCTACTAGGTCGGTGGCCTGACCGGATGGGATTGGAAATTCATCACTGCTTGACTCTGCAGCAAAGACATGTGGGCTGGTAGATCTTGATGGTGTTTTATTGCCGTTCAGATCATTGCTCGCCCGTGGGTCATCCAACTGGGTGGGGTCCACTTTCACATCCTGGGCCGTTGCCTGCATCCTCACGTCCTCAAATGTTTGACCGCTCTCTCCGAGGCGCTCAATCATTAACATAAGCTTGTCAAGTCGCAATTCAATGGCGCTTGGGTCGGGCTTTTCGCCTGTCGTCTGTGCCCGCCTTAAATGCCCATAAAGTGACCGGAGCTCGTCGACATCCTCCTCCAAGGTCCGGGACATCTCTCGCCTTCGTTTAACACCGTGCGCGTTATGGGAAGAGCCATCACGCCCATCGTCCTCTTTTTGGGATGGCACATTATATATACATTCGGTGTTGTTCTTCACGCAGTTTCCACATCTCGGATGTATCTGTCGGAGATGCATGTTAACTTAAAGTAAGAATTTCGGTATTGGTGGCAATCTGATCAACATACCTTGTTGCACTTGACCTTCCGACGCCGACACGTGTGACAGCTGTAGCTCGCGCGGTTTCGGGTGATCTGGCGACCCCCAGCCAACGGTCCCCTCAATGATGGAGTAAACGAGCTGACAGGGACGGAAGGACCCGGTATGGGCTGAGCACTGGATGGACTCTGGTTCATAGTCCCTGGCAATACCTGCAAATGTCTTAATGCTTCGCATGGAAATGCGCAAACCCCAAAAACCAGCACTTCGGGGACTGCGGGGTGACGGTATCGGAGAAGCCCTGGAGAGGATGACCAATGATATCACTGCATGAGGTCAGCCATTGGTGCCTGAATTGGCCGGCATAAAATCATTCGCTCTCTTCTTGCCCCTTCTCGCGCTTCGGCGGTTCAATGCTGTGGGTTCTGCACACTATCCAAGAACACACAGACCAGCGGAAGTGACCGATCTTCCATATCTCATCGCCAATCCAGGTTCAATTTCAGGAAAGATGGACCTCGAACTGGATGTCTAAGTGACTGTCAGAAGTCGGACAGGGATTCTAGTGTGCAACGAATGATTTTCAAAAGACATGGTTGTTTTAGGATGGTCAGAGCCCCAATTGACTGTGGTTTTACGTTTCTCATAGTTCTACCTGAAACCCGACGGTTTGCTGCAGAATTTGTCTCTCTGCTTCTCACCACATGCGCTATTACAAGAAGCGTCTTGCAGATGTTAGCCAACCAATCCCCAAACCTGAAACCGAGACAAGCCCCCTCCCAAAGTACCAAGTGCCCTAGAACTTGGTGTTCGCTGTAGTAGAAAGCTCTAATAGAAACAGGAAATCTAACAATCAAAACCTAACGATTCCTCATACATTCCCTCGGGTAACATTACATCAGAAATCGAATACTCTCAACGATGAGTTTCGGAGTAGGCGTCGGGGACTTGCTTTCCATTCTCACTTTGGCTCATAAGCTCCGAAGAGATTTTGTTGACGCTCCACGCCAGTTCAATAGTATATCCAGAGAGTGCGTGGATACAAACATAGGCCATGAACCAGGAACGGATGTTTTTCGATCTTCCAGGGTCAGGGGATTGGCAAATGTTCTCCAAGACGTCGATGTTCAACTACTGGGTCACGAGAGCAATGGTCGCCAACAAAAGCAATTAGGAGACCTTGGTCACAGCTGTATGATGCTATGGAAAAATACATAGTTGTTGAATACTGCGGTACATCGATTCACAAAAGAGCTAGAAGCATTTGGAAGAGGATCTCGTGGGAGCCAGAAGAGATAGGCGAGCTTCGGGGTCGCTTGATATCTAACGTGATATTGCTCCAGTCATGTTTGAGTTCGTTGTCAAGGTATCATATACTCATAGACTTCCCCTCTTCAACTATACTCGGCGCCCCGGGAAATATCAAGATCTGACCTCCGTAGTCAAACGATGGCTGCGACAAAAGAAACACTGGAACAACCCAACCACCGTCAAGAAAGCAATGAACGGTCCTGCATTCTAGTCTGGCTGTCTGCCGTTGATTACACGTTGCAGCAGAGTGATCTCCTTAGTCGACGACAGGCAGGAACTGGGCAATGGCTTCTCGCATCGAATGAACATGAGCATTGGCTTGACACCCCCGAGCCACCCTGTTTTGTCCAGGAATGCCAGGTGCGGGAAAGACCATCTGTTCTGCTATCCTTGTCGATGATTTGATGACGCACTTTGAGGAAAAGCCAGATGTCGGCATAGGCTACCTTTATTGCAACTTTAATCGACAAGGTGAGCAGAGGGCTCAAGACTTGCTGTCAAGTCTGGTAATGCATTTATGCAAGAAGAGAACATCTGTTCCGGTTGCAGTCAAGGACCTCTACAAGCGCTACAAAACCGCACCGATGCGTCCGCGATTCGGTGATGTATCGAAAGCCCTAACCTTCGTTATCGCTCTGTATTCCAAAGTGCTTATCGTCATTGATGCCCTCGATGAGTGTGAAACAACTTGCCGTACAAGATTTTTGGGCGAGATCGGCAAAATTCATGCTGGGCCGGGGGCAAATGTCTTCGCCACATCAAGGCCCACGGAGAGAAATTCTTTCTCAGGCGTCGACTGGTTCATTATATAACGCAAGAATATCTCACGCGGAAGAAAGATCTATTCTTTCCTAGCGCCGAAAATGAGATCAGCCGGTTGTGTGTCACTTACATTTCAATTGACACATTTGGATCTGGGATCTGTTAAAGCGATGAAGCGTTCGAGGAGCGTTTACAATCCTATCCATTCTACCATTATGCGGCATATCATTGGGGCCACCATGTAAAATTGGCCGGAACTTTACAACCTGCTGTGATGGACATTTTGAAAGATCTGCCAAAACTTGATGCCTCAGAACAAGCAATCCATGTGAGGAGGCACTCAAGCCTAAAAGGTTGGAGCCAGAAATTCCCGAGGTAACGAATGGGCCTGCATCTCACTGTATCTGGTGGAATTGAAGAAGCTGTGTCTTACTTTCTTCGATATGGGTGCCCCGTGGACATTTGTCACAACGGTGGTGGGACTTCAACGTCTACGTGCTGCCGATGTTGGTGGCCTTTTGAGTTCCCCTCCTGGTGGAATCAGCGAAGGAAATAGTGCTACAGGAACTAGTGAAGATGAGACTAGCACCGAACTGACCACGTGGCAAATATGTAATGGCCATAGGATTAATAGAGCTATCCTTCGGGGTGGTTTTTGCTCTCGTGCCTTTTGTTGTGGGAACTGGAGATGTGATGATTTCTTGCCAGATCGTGTTCTCGTGGTCAATATTCAACAAA
Protein-coding sequences here:
- a CDS encoding Sphinganine hydroxylase Sur2, putative; protein product: MAVNASVAFDLPPLPTYTLTARENLLAPLPDNVLSLMLPVVAYWGLSMIYHFLDVNNYFVEYRLHTPAEVLKRNKVTRLEVVRDVILQQVIQTVAGLAFLYFDAEETVGREEFDVAVWAQRLRIAQKAVPSLLALGGVDALNLANSMSQNGYTMLAGALAGGSYPSVTQSIILDNGAKAVAPAFTSWELAVAGFIYWYFVPALQFILAISIVDTWQYFLHRAMHMNRWLYATFHSRHHRLYVPYAFGALYNHPFEGFLLDTAGTGIGFLVSGMSTRQAMWFFTMSTIKTVDDHCGYAFPWDPLQHFTSNNAAYHDIHHQSWGIKTNFSQPFFIFWDRLLGTQWNGEVKLRYERARENAQKQVDLDAAQALKTMPIVTVTEDREHERVVVSPEGPATRTRLRRKTVDSLKGPSHGVPGSVLHN
- a CDS encoding Translationally controlled tumor protein, which translates into the protein MLIYTDIVSGDEIVADTFNLVPNKDFDILWECDCRKYLKRANEDFQLEGANPSAEEAEEEGGEGEATMVHDIEDQFRLVWLKVEDGAKPSKESYKAHIKSYLKKLHKNASAKFAEDSNPAEAEKVWKTKAAGAMKKILANWDNYDVLMGQSMDGDAMHVLIDFREDGVTPYATVWADGLKEIKV
- a CDS encoding C6 transcription factor, putative yields the protein MNQSPSSAQPIPGPSVPVSSFTPSLRGPLAGGRQITRNRASYSCHTCRRRKVKCNKIHPRCGNCVKNNTECIYNVPSQKEDDGRDGSSHNAHGVKRRREMSRTLEEDVDELRSLYGHLRRAQTTGEKPDPSAIELRLDKLMLMIERLGESGQTFEDVRMQATAQDVKVDPTQLDDPRASNDLNGNKTPSRSTSPHVFAAESSSDEFPIPSGQATDLVDPVGSLNLGHLSLEDGGRSRYVGTTYWAYISGEINELNKLLRDQNSSHDQSTPVKNNEYITDSHADGRQSWRESTGSSTPLIAPRSRSFHQSILFPSGDSPSINENVVKPEMLDHIPTRRQSHILYKGFISGIHAISPVIHPPSILKLYRAFWDWYDYSSYSGESCPNPSFLPLLYAIWYGGSVTISMRVIEAEFNASSRSALLTIYNEEVTRWLTNIKFPRSPSLQGLAAYLIVQTIVTKEEEPLTTSLFVSLAMRVAQTMGLHRDPAKFGIEPCEAEYRRRLWWHIMHMDGVVAMSSGLPPLVNDENYCDVCETSELKDTMLGTPAAESYMEQVASRERLPDNPDDPAICGGPSMVNVYYLTARGKYIMARAVRRILKIQLGITPLTRQDMEDLRSILLDLQLKLNSIIRRIPVGNDVDKLAMTDQADSMFKSPVGHSSNAKLPGEGPTGCPEHYHSPVLVFFHKWAKIILSLYIDKPFLKNARSRIWPAARQSALRHCHGFMEKFIQLATDPDFQPFHWSWPGNHQPMHATMIMLIDLYERPYSPEASRSRAFIDSILALSGPDGGVVGGEDGVSTQRPLKDGGREAWDMIRRLRQKAWQKAGLNPRMLWTEKDQIQAGVASSIDSRGDSDSPCSDPSHAGSPDSASPSHPSTHNPPRFHTFSNPVTPIATKSRLQHQCQPQDKPLHPVSHSQFHLTPAGYPIPPGTSASSPNTDPTFGAPPPTQSSASTPPASHAQYSDSDIAASVGMPFMDPAPFHVLPTGVPTPPSIVDPNFNFDWDQWDAVFGQHLPVADDLMELDPVSGLDLTHTRIASTLNGFSSIDTSTSYVNGIPLPTSSPEESFASWNENDGADGLGYSKCP